A window of Scophthalmus maximus strain ysfricsl-2021 chromosome 10, ASM2237912v1, whole genome shotgun sequence contains these coding sequences:
- the mmrn2a gene encoding multimerin-2a: MAAVGELLLVLGLLVSARCEVRARDPEVLEEEEEEELGGGRGGLGVGGVGMEPPPAGEGGSLPPRTGNWCAFVQKRVVTMAVVCGTEKYTIKSRSPCPSGIQDCQLVMYKLSTRPLYTQKQKIITSLQWRCCPGHGGDNCDDAVSDAPLGSGGPGPTGGSQPSERAELRAPDELQLHPGDPDREQNDHQASVPELHDASIPDNQRDATPPPLEPGHAHNIHHMSHRAGNTYDHQHPRHPHHLHQQHQDEVDAATQHYPEATAVLPAPHMMALVMSQLQPLLQGFNRSLEHLSRQVGDLARDVAQLKGGQRGAELQEQGAEPQGQEAGPQEQEAGPQEQEGTNRDEAAEEYLEAKLDEVFQHISEIRAQMEGQRTDMENGLHSQHAMLHYNLTSFKTDVDVKLKRHQKMLQVSLQAMNATLSELKLEQDQQLEDRPPLTPPPPPPPSDSSPLWEAIERLDNMVVNNTVKVNGLMEDEEVTAGDVQQLRLDVKELEKLINHTARKSQVLFMETGLEVEDAKVAVLRRVEELAGNLTQHRKRLQEADVDIAYLYDALYQNHSAGADCNCKGLTAAVARLQRGVVNVTALANENRLALDEVAEGGAEQWTGGDSGWEPAVEAVQRGLQQVKESLVSERSRTGALELSVSHLSGSLSDGLAEVGGLRERDRKVREEMQHLSGSFNSLLKDAIRHSDVLELLLGEEVLEFLEWPVQDQEANSIPALKEQLRRLQERVGGNDLSIATLLGSRTGGREEEPSADQPSSSHLLHHEWRPSDARRSDDGAAAAAARERQMLLRPDGTRPEHGGDGGDLWNLEKVVEELVLKVQRLEEEEPCPCPSSSAAPGGEDAKLQAEVTWLKRGLEEHLRVFKNVFSNADVLAASEATLELDKLWQLVKSRDGKREKKKRGGGGGGGGGANHRSRRESSGVLPVPSVESDDSLMFVAGSPRSVSGGAAIALQASLNRRGRYRSDTGTFTAPADGFYLFVLTLDLRPGPAHVVLRKGAGGATVALQRREAAEEEEAGPVTGVSLLRLRGGEEVRLELRGGAWAESEDNLFAGLLLHRTT; this comes from the exons GAACTGGTGTGCGTTTGTGCAGAAGCGCGTGGTGACGATGGCGGTGGTGTGTGGAACAGAGAAGTACACCATCAAGTCTCGGAGTCCCTGTCCGAGCGGGATCCAAGACTGTCAGCTGGTCAT gtACAAGCTGTCCACGCGGCCTCTGTACACTCAGAAGCAGAAGATCATCACGTCTCTGCAGTGGCGTTGTTGTCCGGGACACGGAGGAGACAACTGCGATGACGCAG TGTCCGATGCTCCGCTGGGGTCTGGAGGCCCGGGACCGACCGGAGGATCCCAACCGTCTGAGCGAGCGGAGCTCCGCGCTCCAG ACGAGCTCCAGCTCCATCCGGGCGACCCGGACCGCGAGCAGAACGACCACCAGGCGTCCGTCCCCGAGCTGCACGACGCCAGCATCCCCGACAACCAGCGCGACGCCACGCCCCCTCCCCTGGAGCCAGGCCACGCCCACAACATCCATCACATGTCGCACCGGGCCGGGAACACGTACGACCACCAACACCCCCGACatccccaccacctccaccagcagcatcaaG ATGAGGTGGATGCCGCCACCCAGCACTACCCAGAAGCCACTGCTGTCCTCCCCGCCCCCCACATGATGGCCCTGGTCATGTCCCAGCTGCAGCCGCTCCTGCAGGGCTTCAACCGCTCCCTGGAGCACCTGAGCCGGCAGGTGGGGGACCTGGCCCGCGACGTGGCCCAGCTGAAGGGCGGCCAGCGGGGggcggagctgcaggagcagggGGCGGAGCCGCAGGGACAGGAGGCGGGGCcgcaggagcaggaggcgggGCCGCAGGAGCAGGAGGGTACCAACCGCGACGAGGCAGCGGAGGAGTACCTGGAGGCCAAACTGGACGAGGTGTTCCAGCACATCAGTGAGATCCGGGCGCAGATGGAAGGTCAGCGGACGGACATGGAGAACGGGCTGCACTCCCAGCATGCAATGCTGCACTACAACCTCACCAGCTTCAAGACGGACGTCGACGTGAAGCTGAAGCGCCACCAGAAGATGCTGCAG GTCAGCCTGCAGGCGATGAACGCCACCCTGTCCGAGCTGAAGCTGGAGCAGGATCAACAGCTGGAGGATCGTCCGCCTTTgaccccgccgccgccgccaccaccctCAGACTCCTCCCCCCTGTGGGAGGCCATCGAGCGGCTGGACAACATGGTGGTCAACAACACAGTGAAG GTGAACGGGctgatggaggacgaggaggtgacCGCGGGAGACGTCCAGCAGCTCAGGTTGGACGTTaaggagctggagaagctgaTCAACCACACGGCCCGGAAGAGCCAGGTGCTGTTCATGGAGACGGgcctggaggtggaggacgCCAAGGTGGCGGTGCTGCGGCGGGTGGAGGAGCTGGCGGGGAACCTGACGCAGCACCGCAAGCGGCTGCAGGAGGCGGACGTGGACATTGCCTACCTGTACGACGCCCTGTACCAGAACCACTCGGCCGGCGCCGACTGCAACTGCAAGGGGCTGACGGCCGCCGTGGCCCGGCTGCAGAGGGGCGTGGTCAACGTGACGGCGCTGGCCAACGAGAACAGGCTGGCCCTGGACGAGGTCGCCGAGGGCGGGGCGGAGCAGTGGACGGGCGGGGACAGCGGCTGGGAGCCGGCGGTGGAGGCAGTTCAACGTGGCCTCCAGCAG GTGAAGGAGTCTCTGGTCTCGGAGCGGAGCAGGACCGGCGCCCTGGAGCTCAGCGTGTCCCACCTGAGCGGCTCGCTGTCGGACGGCCTGGCCGAGGTCGGCGGCCTGAGGGAGCGCGACAggaaggtgagggaggagatgcAGCACCTGTCGGGCTCCTTCAACTCGCTGCTGAAAGACGCCATCCGCCACAGCGAcgtgctggagctgctgctgggcgaGGAGGTGCTGGAGTTCCTGGAGTGGCCCGTCCAGGACCAGGAGGCCAACTCCATCCCCGCGCTGAAGGAGCAGCTGAGGCGGCTGCAGGAGCGAGTGGGAGGGAACGACCTGAGCATCGCGACGCTGCTCGGCAGCCGGACGG GAGGCCGAGAGGAGGAGCCATCAGCCGACCAGCcgtcctcctcccacctcctccatcacgaGTGGCGTCCTAGCGACGCGAGGCGGAGCGACGAtggagcagcggcggcggcagccagGGAGCGACAGATGCTCCTCCGCCCCGACGGGACGCGTCCGGAGCACGGGGGCGACGGCGGCGATCTGTGGAACCTGGagaaggtggtggaggagctggtgctGAAGGTGCagcggctggaggaggaggagccctgCCCCTGCCCCAGCTCCTCCGCAGCCCCGGGCGGGGAGGACGCCAAGCTGCAGGCGGAGGTGACGTGGCTGAAGAGAGGCCTGGAGGAGCACCTGAGGGTGTTCAAGAACGTCTTCAGCAACGCCGACGTGCTGGCGGCGTCCGAGGCCACGCTGGAGCTCGACAAGCTGTGGCAGCTGGTGAAGAGCCGAgacgggaagagagagaagaagaagagaggaggaggaggaggaggaggaggaggagcaaacCATCGCAGCAGGAGAGAATCATCAG GTGTACTTCCTGTTCCTTCCGTCGAATCAGACGACTCCCTGATGTTCGTGGCCGGTTCACCGCGGAGCGTCTCCGGCGGCGCCGCCATCGCGCTCCAGGCGTCTCTGAACCGACGGGGCCGCTACCGCTCGGACACCGGCACCTTCACGGCTCCGGCGGACGGGTTCTACCTGTTCGTCCTCACCTTGGACCTGAGGCCGGGCCCCGCCCACGTGGTGCTGAGGAAGGGGGCGGGCGGAGCTACGGTCGCCCTGCAGCGAcgggaggcggcggaggaggaggaggcggggcctgTCACAGGTGTGAGCCTGCTGCggctgaggggaggggaggaggtgaggctGGAACTGAGGGGGGGGGCGTGGGCGGAGTCAGAGGACAATTTGTTTGCGGGGTTGCTGCTCCACCGGACCACTTGA